gggagcccaaggcgttcccaggccagccgagagacatagtccctccagcgtgtcgtgggccgtcccctgggcctcctcccggtgggacatgcctggaacacctcccgaggaaggcgtccaggaggcatccggtatagatgcccgagccacctcaactggctcctctcgatgtggaggagcagcggctctactccgagcccctcccggatggccgagctcctcaccctatctctaagggagtgcccggccaccctacggaggaagctcatttcagccgcttgtatccgggaccTCGTgttttcggtcatgacccaaagttcatggccataggtgagggtaggaacatagaccgaccggtaaattgagagctttgcttttcggctcagctccctcttcaccacaatggaccggcacagtgcccccattactgtggcagccgcaccgatccgtctgtcgatctcccgctccattcttccctcactcatgaacaagaccccgagatacttaaactcctccacttgaggcaggaactcccctccaacctgaagaggacaagccacccttttccggtcgagtaccatggcctcggacttggaggagctgatcctcatcccagccgcttcacactcggctgcgaaccgccacagcgcatgctgtaggtcttggctagaggtggccagcaggaccacgtcatccgcaaaaagaagagacgaaatccactggtccccaaaccagaccccctccggcccttggctgcgtctagaaatcctgtccataaaagttatgaacaggaccggtgacaaagggcagccctgccggagtccaacatgcaccgggaacaggtccgacttagtgccagcaatgcggaccgaattcctgctccgctcgtacagggaccggatggcccctaataaagggcccccgattccatactcctggagcaccccccacagggcatcacgagggacagtcgaatgccttctccaggtccacaaaacacatgtgaaccggttgaaccctcgagcaccctgtagagggtatagagctggtccagtgttccacggctgggacgaaagccacactgctcctcctgaagccgaggttcgactatcggtcggactctcctccccaataccctggcgtaggccttaccagggaggctgaggagtgtgatccccttgtagttggaacacaccctccgatcacccttcttatgaagggggaccaccaccccagtctgccagtccagaggcactgtccccgacagccacgcaatgttgaagaggcgtgtcaaccatgacagccctacaacatccagagacttgaggtactcagggcggatctcatccacccccgcagccttgccaccgcggagctttttaaccacctcagtgacttcagcctgggtgatgaaagagtccaaccccgagtccccagcctctgtttccaccacggaatgcgtgatggcaggattgaggagatcctcgaagtactccttccaccgcccgataatgtcctcagtcgaggtcagcagcttcccacccccactataaacagtgttggcgaagcactgcttccccctcctgaggtgccggacggtttgccagaatcgcttcgaggccaaccggtagtccttctccatggcctcaccgaactcctcccagtttttgcctctgccacagcccgggccgcagcacgcttggcctcacggtacccgtcagccgcctcaggagtcccacaagccaaccacagccgataggactccttcttcagcttgacagcatcccttactgccagtgtccaccaccgtgttctgggattgctgccgcgacaggcaccgcagaccttacggccgcagctacgggcagcagcatcgacaatagatgcggagaacatggtccactcggactgtatgtctccaacatcccccgggatctggtcgaagctctcccggaggtggtagttgaatacatccctggccgagggctctgctaggcgttcccagcagaccctcactatgcgcttgggcctgccaagtctgtccggctttctcctcctccagtggatccaactcaccaccaggtgatgatcagtggacagctcagcccctcttcacccgagtgtccaaaacatgcggccgaaggtctgatgatacgacaacaaagtcgatcatcgacctcctgcctagggtgtcctggtgccaagtgcactgatggtcACCCTGATGTTTGAACAtcgtgttcattatggacaatccgtgactagcacagaagtccaataacaaaacaccactcggattcagatcggggaggccattcctcccaatcacgcctctccaggtgtcactgtcattcccaacgtgggcgttgaaatcccccagcagaataatggagtccccgggaggggcactatccagcacccccgacagggacgccaagaaggctgggtactctgcactaccactcggcccataggctgaaatgatagtcagagacctctccccaacccgaaggcgcagggatatgaccctctcatccactggggtaaaccccaacacgagacggctgagctggggagcaacaagcaaacccacaccaacccgccacctctccccgtgggccactccagagtagaagagagtccaacccctctcaaggagatgggttccagagcccacgctgtgcgtggaggcgagcccgactatttctagtcgatatctctcgacctcccgcgcaagctcaggctccttctcccccagctaggtgacattccacgtccctagagccagcctaagcatccggggatcgggccgctgaggtcacctggaaaataatgaaatcaaATTCCCGAATTTCCCAGACGGCAGAGGAATCCTTTAAAAACGTGAAATGTTGCATGTAGCCAGACCCATCTTTTAAATTCTTCAATACCTCATTTGGTTCAATTTAATCACATTATAAGGATGTTaatctacatttattttacagtagGAAAAAAAGCTGCAGCACACCAAATATCATTTGTACACTTTAAAATTTACTTTACACAGAAAAAGTGTTTTGTAGCGTTCATGTGTGCAGGCAGGAGGCCATCTTTATCAGAACCAGATTTGTCCTTTTCTTCATGATGACAGGGGCACAAATTCCTGAAACAAAGGTGGAGCAAGGGCAAAGTCACACTCAATCGAAGGCTTCTTCTGCTGCTACGGTGTCCCAACAGCGACAGAACGCACAACCTGCACGTTTCACATCCCCCACTGAATTTGCTCTACGCAGCATGCTAATATTCTGGCTTTCCCCTTCTGCGGGTTGACGAGGAACCTCCACATGGCAGTGTTTGACTGCTAGTGCTCTGCACTCTCTTCAGTTCATGTCGGGGAATCACTACCAAGCCATTCATATCAGTTACATTGAGCACATTATGCTGTTTATACAGACTTACGGTTAAAACAAACTGCAACCTCTTGAGGAATAGTTTGGCAGTGCTTTTTAATAAGTTCATTCAAGTCTCTGCAGGATGTACTCATGGTGTGGACATTTACTCAACAAATTTGCTCCTTAGATATGTAGGACAGTGAAAATACATGAAATGTTCCATATTTTCACGGCAGAACAGTCGGTTTTGTACAAAGCAAAGAAGccggggggaaaaaaaacaaagatctaACCATTTTAATGCACTTTTATAGGAACCAATGCAcaacatacaaaaaacaaacaaacaatttgAAGTTGGTTAGTCAGGAGATCTGTtaatcaaaaaacatttttaaaacagcacaaaaacaTGAATTAGATGTGTCTAATACAAAGTATACTTCCATGGGCTCAAATGTTCAGCAGGTGATCCTAGAGCATATTCACATGGCCCAAATCAATTGTGTTTCATTCCATCCCAACATAACTAAAAACCCACACATCTTGCCAAATTAGTTCGACTCCCTCTTGTGACTAAAAGGACTCTTATGTAAGGAAAGGTGAGGGAGAATAAGGTAAGGGTCAAGACTTTCAGGACACACACACCTCTGATTGTGCTGTGCTCAGCTTGCTACTACCAGTTTCAGCAACTTCGGCTGCTGGTGCCGACCCACTCTCAGACCTCTCTGGGGCTGAGGTCTGACTGGCCATGGTCCTTCTGAAGAGCCGGATGCTCATCTGGAGAAGCTCATTGTCTACCACAGGTGTAGTGGGGTACTGCTTGGTTTGACcctgttgaaagaaaaaaaaatgcgtATTTTTATACTAGCACATGGTTTACAGCAGTTTTAAATTATGTGTTGAATAGACTTTAGTTACTTTTTCGTTTTTTAACAGGTGCCGGCGAATGGCGAAGTCCCTGCGAGCACATAAAGCCTTACAGCAGGGTCCGAGGTTGCTCAGTAAACTGGCCCTCTCGACCCGCCTGTTCAGGGCAGCCATGTTCAGGGCTCCAAGGTCATGCTCAAAGAGCTTGTCAGAGTCTAAAAGGAGAGTACCAAGAGAGTAATGGAtcaaaaaacaatttcaatttaatataaaatcatTTGGAGAAATAAAAGTTCATGTAAAACTTTTAGGTTTATGATTGAGGTCATGACTTTTAAAAAACTAGCCCAAATTCTCCACTGTGCTTAACACCTGGTACAAGGCATTTGTGGGTAGTTTATACTTTCTATTGCacgtttttttgttaaataagtGAAGGCACAGTGGACAACACATCTATAAGGAATTGTTGCTCATCCAAGCTTGCATTTACCTTGTTTAAAGAGTTTTTTCAGCACCAAATTAAGTTTGAAAACAGTGTTTCTAAAATTCAAAATCTTAGAATTAAAAAGGGATTTTTCCAAATCTGTCATAAATATGCAGTTGGGCACGTATAATAAAGCGAAATAATGATATTATTATAAGAAAATCGTTTAATAATcgttttaaaaaaatccaaacacacCTTTGGGATTATCCAGCTCCGACTTGCACACCTCTTTGACTTGTTCTAATAGTTCAGGGCCTGCGAGGCGCTTTGAAATGCCCGCCCTCAACAGGAAGGCGCCTGGGGTAAAGCGGAGCAAAGCCGCACCCGCTGCCCGGGGCTCCTGTTTCTGTTTGGGCATTAGGCTGGACCAGTCCACGTCAATAACATCCAGGGGACCTTGGAACGCATCGAAGGTTCAGGGaaattttaaatagtttgtGAGATTACTTTGACAACGACAAAGGAAGTAACGGAAGAAAATAGTACAACCATACCTGTAATTTTCTCATCTTCCTGCTGATCCTCCTTTTTCTGGCTGTCAGCCAGAATTTCATCTAGCTCATCATCACTGATGGGTTCATACTCCTCTCCAACCGAAGCGATGGACTGCTCATCTTCTTTCCCATCATCCTCTCCTAAAAaatatccttttattttatttcagatagGGAAACCCAGAAGGTGACtaatagatatatatattttatcttCTTACCATCAATGCTTTCAGTCTTCTCCAGCTCACGCTGATCTCCAGCGAGATGGTGACTGTTACTTGACTTTTCTGGTTCTGGCGGGTTGAAGGCTTCTCTTGGGAGCAGAGGCTCAAAGTCGCTCTTGTCCTGCCTTATCAAATCACCTCGCACATCTCCTCTCATGTCACCTCTTGCGTCTCCTCGCCCCGGAGCTCTCAGGTCACCATGTGGAGGAAGATCCATCATCACCCTCTCCCTTTCTCGATCTACGCCTCTTTCCCCCCGGTTGTCTCTGTCCcgctccctctctctctctcgctccCGTTCGTGCTGCTGAATGAGCCCCTCTGGGAGGAGGCGTTCCCGATCCCTGATGTCCCTCTCACCTCTCAGGAGTGGTTCCCGACCAGGACGAATAAGGATGGGTTCTCGCCCCCTGCTCTGCCAGTCCCTCGGTTCTGGCTCCCAGTCTCTCTGTGGTTGAACGGGCTGTTGAAGGTGCAGGGGCTGCTGCTGGTTCTGCTGAGGGCGGAAGTCCTTACGATCTCCTTCTCTCTCCCGCTCAAAAGGCTCCCTGTCTCTCTCCCGCTCTCGACTGTCATAGGAGCCGGCTCGCGACCCGGACCTGCCTTGTCTCTCTGAATCTGGAGAGCTGCGTCTGGAGCTGTGGCTACGGGAATCTTGGCGGTCTGTCAAACAAGaattcagatttgttttcagGTTAGGCCAAGTTATAAAAGTTTTCACTTTGCCAAACTACCAGAGCTGACCTGAGGAGGTGCTGCGACTGGGCTCTCCTCTCCTCAACTGATCGATTCGGGATTTCCTCTCGCCCCCAGGAGGATCATTTACCATCGGCCTCTCGCGCTCTCGCTCCCATTCTCTTTCTCGGTCCCGGGAGTTGGAGCCCTGCAGCCTGCCGCGGCGCACGCGTGGACCCTGAGGGTCCTCCAGGTGGGCTGACTCATTGGAAGGCGATCGCGGACGCCGAGATGACGCCCGGCTCTGGTTGCTCCCCATGCTGCTGCTGCGCGCCTGCTCTGGTGGGGGTTTCCGGAGAAGCGGCTGGGACATGAGCGGCTGTGGTGTCATAGTTTGGAGGAGCATTGGAGGGTCTTGGGATAAAAGTGGGGCTATGGGTGGTGCATTACCCCTGCCCCTGTCTCTGCCCATCCGGTGGCCACTGCCTCTCCTGAGAGGCTCGGATGGAGTCCTCTCAGCAGGAGGCGGAGGTGCTAGCGTGTCCACCAGACCTCCTCGCTCCGACTCCTCCTCGTCGGACCAATCACTGAAATTGTTTGTTTTGGAAAGAGGGGAGCGCTCCGTGTTTGTTGCAGCCCCAAGACGATCAGGCCTCAATGAGGGCGGCGGTGTCCGAGGACCTCTCTTCCTCTTATTGTGAGGCTGTTGGACAGGCTTCTCCTCCTCGGACACATCAGACTCCCCTCCTGAGGACCTCTTCCTTTTGCGTTCATGTCCCTTCTTCTTGACTCCTTTTCTTGGTGAGTGTAAAGGCGGAGGCACATCTGCTGACATGCTAGCTGGAGGCTCTGGATTGAACCGCTCTGCTACGGGGGCCACAGTATTGCTCCCAGCAATCTCCTCATCCTTGCGCCCTTTTTTCAAACCCTTCCTCTGTGTCTTTGTCTTCTTCTTGTTTTCCTCATGGGACTGGGAACCGGTGGTGTCTCTATCTTCGCCACCAGTAGGAAGGGCTGCAAGAGGAGGTGGTGGAGTTGATTCTCGTTGGTCACGGCCTCTGCTGCGAGAGTCTGAGGGCACGTCTGTAAGGTACTCTCCACGTCTCTCGCCTTCTCTGCCTCGATCTGCACGTGTCTCCAGCTCGTCATGGCGGCTGCGCGCTTCCCGCTTGTCCCCAGCTCCCCTGCGCTCCTCATCTTTCCAGTAAGTACCTTTTTCACTAGATGCAACGCTCCGTGGGGGCGACCGTGACAAGCGATCCTGAGGCCTCACCACTTGGCTTAGCAGACGGTGCTTATCCCCATCTGCACATAAGACATGGAGGAGAAAATATCAGCACTTTCACAgtcaaatatattatttcagAAGTCCACTTTTAGAGGCGTTAGCTAAATATTTACAGATGCAGAGAAATGTTTTGGCACCGATGGGAAAGacgtgtaaaaaaaaactgaaaataaataaatttttcattGCAGCTAAATAAGCTGACTCAAAACATTTAGAGAGCAAAGAGTGACATCTGGGGTCACcaggtctccataacaaccatcagATGCCTCTAAATGCAGAGGGGATTTATGGTATGGTGAAGCCCAAAAAAATAATACTCTGTCCtacaatgacaaaaataaaatgtggtgTTTCCTAAATTCTACTGGAAGATAAAGTTGACTGTTCACAGTGCTGAATTCAAGCTAATGGAAAAGTTTAGTGGAGGGAAAAACTGTTGAACAAAAGAGGTGCACAGGTAAAAGGGATAAAAGCTAATAAAGATGACAAGCTCTGTTCTGGGGAGTcttctagaacctctggagatgaggttctagaggagtctcCAAACCTAAGTCCTATAACAAACCTGTGGGCTGAGCTATAGAGCAGAGAGCATCAGAAAGGACCCATGACTGGAGGTCCCTCTCTTGGTACACCAAGTACTGTCCAGTTAGCAAAACGAGTTGGCAACACAAATTGACAGCTATTTTGTACACGCTCATATATTTGTGTCGATAATAATGGCACCTGTCAATATGTTATTTCTTGACATGTTTTTTCCCCCCTTAGTGAATAAATTATTACGTACATTAACGCTTGGATTATTGTAAATCTTTTCAGGGTGGGTTTGTCCTACTTTaataaaagatacatttatttcaaggctttttatgcatttttaccAAGAAAGCAAACAAATTTGTCTAATTTCTAActatggataaaatgtttttgtttttttttcccagatttCCTCCAAAACTGGTataaaagagtgaaataaacttGAACTTAAAACGTTGGACAGTGCATGCCAATAAACAAAGGGAGAGTTTGCTTTACAGGAGAAAATTAAACAGGAGTGTGTcccttttaaaaagatttttcctACTGTCAGATGGAGGCGGACACACAGGGctggggaggaggaggggcTGTGGGTGGAGCTTGGCCTGTCCTCGGCCGGTCGGGCGCTCACTTTTGTCCTCGCCGCTATTGTAGCCGTCACTGTCTGCCGGGCTGAAGTCCCGCACGGTCCGCTTAGGCAGGGGCTGAGGGCTCGGACTGCTCTCCACCCGGAGCCTCTTACGACTGCAGAGAGGAGACAAAAAGCAGAGTCATGAAATTAAGAGTTATAGCAGGAAAAAAAGATGACAATTTCTTCAACAGGTTGTTAAATAAACTTTCAAATGTTAAGATTAGAAATACATTAGATAAACCAATAAatttattcataatttaaatgtttcaataatcTATGATAtaatacaataataaaacatttaaaactaaaatatctacaataatgtttttattctttcaaaccaaaaataattgtttaaatatgtatttcaaaaaataattttatagtcCCATATTGCAGTGTAACAACTGTTGGGGTCTAGTtttgaaaacatgaaattatgCTAATTATAGatgatttttaacaaataaagtttcaagaaaaaaacttctaaattttgtcattttatttagtgtttAATACATTTACATAATTCTAGACATTGTTATTCCACATTCattattttatgtgtttaaaactattttatttaaattaatacataaaaaccactgtaattaaaatgtatttaatagtaataaaaactatataaatatgcataaaatgaataaatgtgtcTATAGCCTGGCACTCTACTGAATTTATTAGCGTGAAAGAGAAACCAGGGACTGAAAGGTAAAGGATGAAGTGGATGCTAACGTGCCTCATCTTGCGATCGTCTCGAACCGTCCGGTCATCCCTGCTGTCTTCTCTCCTCTCCCGCCTCTCCTCCCTACCTCTCTCTCGCTCCTCCCACTCCCGCTGCCTCTCCctctccctctgctccctcTCTCGCTCCCTTTCcttcctctccctctctctctcccgctcttccctctctctctccctttctctctcctctcGCTCTCTCTCGCGCTCTCGTTCCTCTCTCTCCCTTTCCCGTTCTCTTTCCCGCTCCCTCTCTCTTTCCCTTGTCCTCTCCCtctctgcctccctctccttttCTCGCtccttttctctctccctctccttctctttctccctctcccGGTCTCTCTCCCGCTCCCTTTCTCGCTCCCTCTCGCGAGCCCTGTCGTCCCGTCTGTCCTCTGTTCGGTCCGTCCTCCGCTCCTCCCTCTCAGACTCCTCAGACCTCCTCTGATATCTGTTTGGAGAACCTGAAAAAGGATAATAATTTGTCATTTTCCAATCAGGCGTTATATTTTGCGTGCTGACagtcatgaagaaaaaaaaggtacGCCTTCTTTCAGATCCAGATTTTTCTGCAACTGTAAGGTCTTCTGTTGGACTATTGCATCGTTCTGGAGGAAGCTTGACCACAACCCCACTGTCATTCGTTCCTTTTACAGCTCTTCTGTTGAAGATCTGCTGCTATGTTTGAGATTACTGCCCTGACCCAGTTTGACTTTTAGAAACTATTCCCTCCAGCTTTCATCTCGACACCCACCTCTCTCTCGGTTGTCTCTGTGCTCCCGCTCTCCATGTCCTCCCCTCCTGTCGTAGGAGGAGTCTCTAGCGTGATCTCTTCTGTCGCTCTCATAGCGATCGCGCTCAGAAGCCTTGTCAGAGCTTCTCTCGGTGGTGCTCCTTTCCACGCTTCGGTCCCGGACCGCACTGCTCCGTGACTCCCAGTTGTCATAGCCGCTGTCCAGTTGGGAACTACGAGAATTTCTGTTTGAGACtgacaaaagagaaaatgtaattaaacgAGTTgcataaagcactttaaatgcttttttgtaACATATTAAGAGGTGTGCCTTTTGTCAAACCTTTATCCGAGGCTTCATTGGCCCGTCCCCTTCCTCTGCTGTTCCTTTCAGCTCTGTCCATCTTGCTGTCTGTCCTCCCTTCAGTTCTGCCTCCATCATCCCGTCCATGACCTCTTCCATAAGCCCTGTCGTCTGGAGTtatctcctccttcctgtaGGCCTCACTCCTCTCCCTGTCCTTTTCCCTACCCCGCTCTTTGTCCCGTTCGCGGCGTTCCAATGACTCTCGACTAGAGCGGGTCTCTGCCTTGCTTTCTCTGGAGTCCTTCACATCCCTAATGTCTCGGTTATCACGGGAATCGCGGGTAGCTTCCCTTCCACGCTCACGAGGGTCCCGTCGCTCGCGGGTCTCTCTGGTCTCCCGATCATCTCTGGAGGAGAGAACTTCGGAGTCGTAGTCACGATCATCACGGTCCTTCTCTCGTTTGCTGCGGCTCTCTGTTTAGGGAGGGGACACAAAGGTTTAGAAGCATTCAAGAACAAATTATAACTATAGCACAGATGAATTCATTGATGCTATTAAATATAACCATGTTACATATTTCCCAGAGTGTGaaccttttttaaatcttaaaactttatttttgagCCTCGAGATACACCAGGAATGCCAAGAT
This DNA window, taken from Girardinichthys multiradiatus isolate DD_20200921_A chromosome 24, DD_fGirMul_XY1, whole genome shotgun sequence, encodes the following:
- the zc3h13 gene encoding zinc finger CCCH domain-containing protein 13 isoform X2, with the protein product MSKIRRKVTVENSKTISDSGSSSSTTTSSTTNPAAPSRRPSVFERLGPSTGSNAADSHCRNWLKTGTCSYGNTCRYTHGTQPRSKGFTFSRTTERPTGDLRERMKNKRQDVEPENLKRDLDEPTSPAVRQRDSSRGRHREKEDIKITKERTPASEEEPAEWETNREDSDNGDYDYELSLEMKRQKIQRELLKLEQENLDKREDTVVKKDETATKTRNTGLPKVSDELLSSKESPTSRKSSGSPKHKSGAKGTGSGKKEKKSSVALAVSETTRPAKASHSKKKGPRTPSPPPPVPLDIPVVGKKHKGKHKNKEKMEEKQKEGKDRGRDTEKHKEKKEKRRDRSDSSHKAKRALTSEDHSGSVSSPSRDASPPARKKSASPKVSSHKTSLAFPSQRSPSPLRYQRSPTPPRHHSPSSHSGSSAHRHSPSPRRRRSSSVTYHRSSTTQVTASSPPHSRRSRSPPGSHGTSSPHRRSNRSSPARHRSRGRERSRGDRERTPPTQERRHDHRDESRSKREKDRDDRDYDSEVLSSRDDRETRETRERRDPRERGREATRDSRDNRDIRDVKDSRESKAETRSSRESLERRERDKERGREKDRERSEAYRKEEITPDDRAYGRGHGRDDGGRTEGRTDSKMDRAERNSRGRGRANEASDKVSNRNSRSSQLDSGYDNWESRSSAVRDRSVERSTTERSSDKASERDRYESDRRDHARDSSYDRRGGHGEREHRDNRERGSPNRYQRRSEESEREERRTDRTEDRRDDRARERERERERERDREREKEKEREREKEREKEREAERERTREREREREREREREREEREREREREEREREREREERERERERKEREREREQRERERQREWEERERGREERRERREDSRDDRTVRDDRKMSRKRLRVESSPSPQPLPKRTVRDFSPADSDGYNSGEDKNGDKHRLLSQVVRPQDRLSRSPPRSVASSEKGTYWKDEERRGAGDKREARSRHDELETRADRGREGERRGEYLTDVPSDSRSRGRDQRESTPPPPLAALPTGGEDRDTTGSQSHEENKKKTKTQRKGLKKGRKDEEIAGSNTVAPVAERFNPEPPASMSADVPPPLHSPRKGVKKKGHERKRKRSSGGESDVSEEEKPVQQPHNKRKRGPRTPPPSLRPDRLGAATNTERSPLSKTNNFSDWSDEEESERGGLVDTLAPPPPAERTPSEPLRRGSGHRMGRDRGRGNAPPIAPLLSQDPPMLLQTMTPQPLMSQPLLRKPPPEQARSSSMGSNQSRASSRRPRSPSNESAHLEDPQGPRVRRGRLQGSNSRDREREWERERERPMVNDPPGGERKSRIDQLRRGEPSRSTSSDRQDSRSHSSRRSSPDSERQGRSGSRAGSYDSRERERDREPFEREREGDRKDFRPQQNQQQPLHLQQPVQPQRDWEPEPRDWQSRGREPILIRPGREPLLRGERDIRDRERLLPEGLIQQHERERERERERDRDNRGERGVDRERERVMMDLPPHGDLRAPGRGDARGDMRGDVRGDLIRQDKSDFEPLLPREAFNPPEPEKSSNSHHLAGDQRELEKTESIDGEDDGKEDEQSIASVGEEYEPISDDELDEILADSQKKEDQQEDEKITGPLDVIDVDWSSLMPKQKQEPRAAGAALLRFTPGAFLLRAGISKRLAGPELLEQVKEVCKSELDNPKDSDKLFEHDLGALNMAALNRRVERASLLSNLGPCCKALCARRDFAIRRHLLKNEKGQTKQYPTTPVVDNELLQMSIRLFRRTMASQTSAPERSESGSAPAAEVAETGSSKLSTAQSEVCVS
- the zc3h13 gene encoding zinc finger CCCH domain-containing protein 13 isoform X1 codes for the protein MSKIRRKVTVENSKTISDSGSSSSTTTSSTTNPAAPSRRPSVFERLGPSTGSNAADSHCRNWLKTGTCSYGNTCRYTHGTQPRSKGFTFSRRTTERPTGDLRERMKNKRQDVEPENLKRDLDEPTSPAVRQRDSSRGRHREKEDIKITKERTPASEEEPAEWETNREDSDNGDYDYELSLEMKRQKIQRELLKLEQENLDKREDTVVKKDETATKTRNTGLPKVSDELLSSKESPTSRKSSGSPKHKSGAKGTGSGKKEKKSSVALAVSETTRPAKASHSKKKGPRTPSPPPPVPLDIPVVGKKHKGKHKNKEKMEEKQKEGKDRGRDTEKHKEKKEKRRDRSDSSHKAKRALTSEDHSGSVSSPSRDASPPARKKSASPKVSSHKTSLAFPSQRSPSPLRYQRSPTPPRHHSPSSHSGSSAHRHSPSPRRRRSSSVTYHRSSTTQVTASSPPHSRRSRSPPGSHGTSSPHRRSNRSSPARHRSRGRERSRGDRERTPPTQERRHDHRDESRSKREKDRDDRDYDSEVLSSRDDRETRETRERRDPRERGREATRDSRDNRDIRDVKDSRESKAETRSSRESLERRERDKERGREKDRERSEAYRKEEITPDDRAYGRGHGRDDGGRTEGRTDSKMDRAERNSRGRGRANEASDKVSNRNSRSSQLDSGYDNWESRSSAVRDRSVERSTTERSSDKASERDRYESDRRDHARDSSYDRRGGHGEREHRDNRERGSPNRYQRRSEESEREERRTDRTEDRRDDRARERERERERERDREREKEKEREREKEREKEREAERERTREREREREREREREREEREREREREEREREREREERERERERKEREREREQRERERQREWEERERGREERRERREDSRDDRTVRDDRKMSRKRLRVESSPSPQPLPKRTVRDFSPADSDGYNSGEDKNGDKHRLLSQVVRPQDRLSRSPPRSVASSEKGTYWKDEERRGAGDKREARSRHDELETRADRGREGERRGEYLTDVPSDSRSRGRDQRESTPPPPLAALPTGGEDRDTTGSQSHEENKKKTKTQRKGLKKGRKDEEIAGSNTVAPVAERFNPEPPASMSADVPPPLHSPRKGVKKKGHERKRKRSSGGESDVSEEEKPVQQPHNKRKRGPRTPPPSLRPDRLGAATNTERSPLSKTNNFSDWSDEEESERGGLVDTLAPPPPAERTPSEPLRRGSGHRMGRDRGRGNAPPIAPLLSQDPPMLLQTMTPQPLMSQPLLRKPPPEQARSSSMGSNQSRASSRRPRSPSNESAHLEDPQGPRVRRGRLQGSNSRDREREWERERERPMVNDPPGGERKSRIDQLRRGEPSRSTSSDRQDSRSHSSRRSSPDSERQGRSGSRAGSYDSRERERDREPFEREREGDRKDFRPQQNQQQPLHLQQPVQPQRDWEPEPRDWQSRGREPILIRPGREPLLRGERDIRDRERLLPEGLIQQHERERERERERDRDNRGERGVDRERERVMMDLPPHGDLRAPGRGDARGDMRGDVRGDLIRQDKSDFEPLLPREAFNPPEPEKSSNSHHLAGDQRELEKTESIDGEDDGKEDEQSIASVGEEYEPISDDELDEILADSQKKEDQQEDEKITGPLDVIDVDWSSLMPKQKQEPRAAGAALLRFTPGAFLLRAGISKRLAGPELLEQVKEVCKSELDNPKDSDKLFEHDLGALNMAALNRRVERASLLSNLGPCCKALCARRDFAIRRHLLKNEKGQTKQYPTTPVVDNELLQMSIRLFRRTMASQTSAPERSESGSAPAAEVAETGSSKLSTAQSEVCVS